Proteins encoded within one genomic window of Diorhabda sublineata isolate icDioSubl1.1 chromosome 1, icDioSubl1.1, whole genome shotgun sequence:
- the LOC130444290 gene encoding uncharacterized protein LOC130444290: MAANRFIYFVIIFSVKVNAQYQQTPSYNYNDLQQQMLQNWRMQQALLQQQVMNQQYPYYGQQQVYYPVNNQPIYYPYPYQYGVYQPQPQRNIPETTKNKTEEKSTTPDPYAGVETEYIDVQPEAFRKIIQTLRVQPTIISYETRVKTKTPKYSYVVKTENNQSNDTNIPVSVNKYESNSKVYTFNKTFVLHPGDNKDKVVNFNFVNGVQVTDSPVVENIETLNETTTLPVKNSRRFIDVPTGCKDGYRYSATGGCFSPFQLSINGTESTTTETY; this comes from the exons ATGGCGGCTAacagatttatatattttgttataatatttagCGTTAAAGTGAACGCGCAATATCAACAGACACCATCGTATAATTATAATGATCTACAGCAACAGATGTTGCAGAATTGGCGTATGCAACAAGCTTTACTACAACAGCAAGTAATGAATCAACAATATCCTTATTACGGTCAACAACAAGTTTATTATCCTGTTAATAATCAACCAATTTATTATCCTTATCCCTATCAATACG gCGTTTATCAGCCTCAACCACAACGGAATATACCAGAaacgacaaaaaataaaaccgaGGAAAAAAGTACGACTCCGGACCCCTACGCAGGTGTCGAAACTGAATACATCGACGTACAACCCGAAGCTTTCCGAAAAATCATTCAAACTCTTCGGGTTCAACCGACCATAATTTCTTACGAAACTCGAGTTAAAACTAAAACTCCGAAATATTCCTATGTtgtaaaaacagaaaacaacCAATCTAATGATACAAATATACCGGTTTCCGTTAATAAATACGAATCTAATTCTAAAGTTTACACTTTCAACAAAACTTTCGTATTACATCCCGGCGATAACAAAGATAAAGttgtaaatttcaatttcgtTAATGGAGTACAAGTGACTGATTCGCCTGTTGTTGAGAACATTGAAACG CTTAATGAAACTACTACACTTCCCGTAAAAAATTCTAGAAGATTCATAGACGTGCCGACTGGTTGTAAAGACGGTTACCGTTATTCGGCTACAGGAGGCTGTTTTTCACCTTTCCAGCTGTCTATAAACGGTACCGAAAGTACAACTACCGA GACGTACTGA